The Kribbella amoyensis genomic sequence CCGGCCGCCTTCTCCTCCTCGCTGCCGAACAACCCGCAGCCGGTCAGCGACCAACTGCCGCCGAGCGCCACAGCGGTGAGACCGGACAGCCGCAGGAAGTCTCGCCGAGTTCGGCCGACCGGTGGCACCAGCTTCGTGGTCGCGCGCTTCGTCATTCGCGGTGCCGCCTTTCTGACGTCCTCAATTCGACTTATGGCCGTGACCGTAGGACTCGGGAGGCGTGCTGTCAACGGATTGCGGGCGCCCTGCCGCAACTTCACCGAATCGCTGCGCACCGACGGCGTTCCGGGCAGCTCGAGGTGGCCGATGACGGCCGATCCCTTGTGATATCGGTCCTGTCCGTAATACAGTCGCACGGCATGCGAATAGGTGTCATCGACCTCGATACCTCCCATCCGGAAGCGTTCCTGCCGTTGCTCCGGCAGCGCGGCCACGACGTGGTCGCGGTCTACGGCGGCCAGACCGTCGTCGACGACGACTACACCCGCGACTACGCGAAGAAGCACGATCTGGCGGTGGTCCCGGATCCCGGCGACCTGCTCGGCGCCGTCGACGCGGTCTTCGTCCACAGCGTGAACTGGGACCACCACCTGGTCCGCGCCCGGCCGTTCGCCGAGGCCGGAGTCCCGATCCACTTCTGCAAACCCTTCGCCGGACGCGCCAGTGAAATCCGCGAAATGGTCCGCTGGTCCGAGCAGGGCGTACGCCTGTCCGGTGGCTCGGCGTTGCGATGGTCGTCCGCCGTCGCCGACTGGCAAGCCTCCGGGCGACAAGTACTGACCGCGTTCGCCGCGACGTACGGCCATCCTCTCGACTACGGCATCCACGCCTACTCGTTGCTGTCCGGCCTGCTCGGACCCGGCGTGGAGGCTGCTCGCGCACTCGATGCCGAGGGCCAGCGGGTGGAGCTGCGCTGGCACGACGGCCGTACCGCCGTGGTCGCGGTGGCGCCGTCAGGCACCGGTGGGTACGGGTTCTTCGCGAGCCTCGTCTCCACCGACGGCGTCCATCAGGTCGAGGCCGGCGGCAAGGACCTCTACGACCGCTTCATCGAAGTGACGGCCGGCCATCTGGCCGGGGACTCCGACCAGCCCGTCACCTTCGCCGAACTCGTCGAACCCGACCTGGCCGTCATCGCCGGCCTCGCGTCGGCTCGCCACGGCGGCGATTGGATCGGGCTCCACGACGACGCCCGCATCGACGAGGTCGCGTTCGACGGCCAAGCCTTCGCCGCCGGGTACCGCGTCAATCGCCGCAAGGCCCTCGGCCTAGCGTGACGTCACGGGCACCGCGGCCAGGCCTTGTGTCTGGCGGCGGAGCTTGGCGAGGTGGTGGAGGTTCTCGGCGGTGAAGAGAGCCAGGGCTGTCCAGATCAGGACGAACCCGACCAGCCGGGCGGTCGGCATCGGCTCGCGGAAGACGAAGACGCCGAGGACGAACTGCACGGTCGGCGTGACGTACTGGAGCAGGCCGAGATACGTCAGCGGGATGCGGGCGATCGCTCCGGCGAAGAACAGCAGGGGAATCGCCGTGGCGGGGCCGGCCGCGACGAGGAGGAGTGACGTCGACCAGCCGTCGTGGCCGAAGGCGGCGCGACCGGCGAACTCCAGCCAGACCAGGTAACCGAGGACGAACGGGAGGATGATCGCGGCTTCGACGGCGAGGCTCTCGACCGCCGGAGTCGCGGCCTTCTTCTTCAGCAGGCCGTAGGTGGCGAAGCTGAGCGCCAGCCCGACGGCGACCCACGGCACGCGGCCGTAGTCGACCGTCAGCCAGCCGACCGCCACCGCGGCCAGGCCGATCGCGAACCATTGCGGCCGGCGGAGCCGCTCCTGGAACAGCACGACGCCGATGACGACCGTGATCAGCGGACTGATGAAGTACCCGAGGGACGTCTCGACCACGCGCGCGTGGTTCACGCCCCAGATGTAGAGGTACCAGTTGAACGCGATCACCGCCGCGGCCGCACCGAGCAGCCGGAACGCGGCGGGCCGCCTCTTCAGCTCGCGCCACCACCCGGCCCGCGGCCGGACGCAGAGCAGCAACGCGATGAAGCCGAGCGTCCAGACGAACCGGTGGGCGAGCACCTCGACCGCGCCGGCGTGATCGAGCAGCCGCCAGTACAGCGGCAGCAGCCCCCAGATGCCATAGGTCGCCGCACCGAAGAGCAGTCCTCGGTTCACGCCGGCGTCGGTCGTCCCGGTCATGTCAGCACGCGGTACTTGAGGTGGGTGACGCCCGGCGCCTCGACGGCCCGGACCTGTTCGAGCCGCACCTTCGTGTCGGCGGAGAAGATGCGGGCACCATCGCCCAGCACCAATGGGACGACGTGGAGTTCCAGCTCGTCCAGCAGGCCCGCGGCCAGGTACTGCTCGACGATGCTGCCGCCACCCCACAGCATCACGTCCATGCCGCCGGCCGCTTTCTTCGCCTGGTCGAGCGCGGACTCGATACCGTCGGTGACGAAGTGGAACGTCGTCCCGCCCGCCATCTCCACGGGCTCACGGCGGTGGTGGGTCACGACGTACACCGGGTAGTGGTACGGCGGGTTGTCGCCCCACCAGCCCTTCCACTCTCCGTCACCCCAGTCGCCACCCCCGATCGGGCCGAACATGTTCCGGCCCATCACGGCGGCGCCGATGTTTTCCCGCACCTCCTCGACGATCTGGGCGCTGACGTTCTCCTCGCCACCCTGCTCGCCGTGGGCCTCGCGCCAGGCGGCCAGCGGGATCACCCAGTCGTGCAGCCGCTCACCGCCCTCGCCGAGCGGGCTCTCCACGCTCTGGTTCGGGCCGGCCACGAAACCGTCCAGCGAGATCGAGATATGGCACCTGAGCTTGCTCATCGTTGCTCCTCGGTCGGCGGAGTACTGCGCTGTGGTTCCAGCGTGGCCGACCGCAATAGATGACGTCTAATGCCAAATACTCGACCAACTCATTGATAATGTTGATCTATGCTCAACCCGGTCCATCTCCAGGTGCTGGCCGCGGTGGCGCGGCACGGGTCCGTCACCGAGGCGGCCAAGGAGCTGCACTACTCGCAGCCGTCCGTGAGTCACCACCTGGCCCGGTTGGAGGCCGCGACCGGGGTGAAGCTCGTGCAGCGCGTCGGCCGGGGCATCCGGCTGACCCCGGAAGGACGGCTGCTGGCGAACCGGGCCGCCGAGATCATCGGCCGGATCGAGGCGGCGACCACCGAGCTGGCCGCCCAGGTCGGACTCCAGGCCGGGCAGGTCCGGCTGGCCGCGAACACGTCCGTGCTCAGCACGATCGTGCCGCGCGCCGCCGTCCGGCTGGCCGCGTCGTACCCCGGGCTCGAGCTGATCCTGATCGAGCGGCACCCGGTCGAGGCGTTGCAGATGCTGCGGCACGGCGAGATCGACGTCGCCCTCGTCTTCCGAGCCGCCGACGCACCGGCCGAGGAGGAGGGCTTCCGCCTCGTCCACGTCGGCGACGACTCGATCTACCTGATCAGCCAGGACCCCGACGACAAGCTGGTGAACCACCGCGACTCGCCCTGGATCGGCGGGTGCGAGCGCTGCCAGAAGGAGCTGTTCACCGTCTGCGACGAGGCCGGTTTCACCCCCCGGATCGCCTCGCTCAGCGATGACATGGTCGTCGTCCAGGCTCTCGTCGCCGCCGGCGTCGGCGTCACCACGCTGCCCGGCCTGGCGTTGGAGGCGCATCGCCACCCGGAGATCCACGCCACCGGGATCTCCGGGTACCACCGCCAGATCCACGCGGCCACCTACGGAGAGCCACCGGATCCGCCCGCCACCGTCGCCTTGATCCAGGCGCTCCAGGACTCCGCCGGATGAATCACAGCGCCCGGCCGGCTTCGATCGCATGCCGACGGGTACCGAGGTCTGAGTGAGCGCATCAGAGCTGTCCGGTGGACTCGTCGCCGGCCGGTACCGGATCGGCGGCCCGATCGGCCGTGGCGGCATGGGTCAGGTCTACCGGGCGACCGACGAGATCCTCGAGCGGGACCTGGCGATCAAGGTGATCCTGCCGACGCACCAGGACTCCACCGCCGCCGAGCGATTCCTGCGGGAGGCCCGGGCCGCCGCGCGGATCGTCGATCCGCACGTGGTGGCGACCTTCGACTTCGGCTCCCACGACGGCGCTTCCTATCTGGCCATGGAGCTCGTCGAGGGACACTCGCTCGCCGAGGAACTGCAGCGGACCGGCGTCCTGGCACCCGCTGTCGCGCTCGACATCGTCCGGCAGGCGGCCGCGGGACTGGCCGCCGCCCACGCCCAGGACATCGTGCACCGGGACGTCAAACCCGCGAACCTGCTGATCGCGGCCGACGGCACCGTGAAGGTCGCCGACTTCGGGATCGCCCGGGTCCTCGACGAAGCGACCTCGACGCTGACCGGCGTCGGCCAGCTGGTCGGCACCACGCACTACCTCGCCCCGGAGCGCGCCCTGCAACGACCGGCCTACGCGGCCTCGGACGTCTACTCGCTCGGGTGCGTCTTCTACCAGATGGTCACCGGGCAACCGCCCTTCCGGGGCGAGAGCCCCACCGCGGTCCTCTACCAGCACGTCGAGGAAGTGCCGTCGGCGCCGAGCCACCATCGCGGCGAGCTGACCGCTGAGATCGACAGCCTGGCGCTCTGGATGCTGGCCAAGGATCCCGCCGATCGGCCCACCGCTGCCCAGGTCGCCGCCGGCGTCACGGCGCCGGGCGGGCCGGAAGCCGCCGCCGTACGGCGCGAGCATTCGCGAAGGTTCCTGGCCGGAGCCGGTGCCATCGCCGCGCTGGCGGTCTCGGCGACCGTCGGCGTCCTGCTCGGTCTCGGCGATCTCCGGCCGCCGACCGCCGACCTCGTACCACCCGGCTCGAATCCGAGCCAGGTCCGGACCACCGAGCCGTCTCGGGCGGACCCGTCCAGCCAGGCCACGGCCGATTCGTCGTCGACGGCACCCGACATCGCCGTCGATCACCGCACCAGCCCGGTCACCTCACCGGGCGGAGGCGATCCGTCCCAGAGCGCGACGCCGACGCCCAGTACTCCGCCGGCGTCGACCTCGCCGTCGAAGCAGCCCGACAGCACCTCGACGCCCCCGCCGTCGACGCCTCCGACGACTCCGGCTCCCGATCCCAGCTCGACCCGTACTCCCCCACCGAGTTCGCCCGTCGCCCCCAGTACGACGCCGTCGGCCACGTCGTCCGAGGTGCCGAGCACCCCACCCGTCACCCCGAACCAGACGAGTACCGAGCCCGCGCCGAAGATGGCGTCAGAGGCCCCAGAAGGCTGAGATCCGACGGGCCGCTCCGTGCGGCAGAGCGGAACCCAGCCGAGCAGTACGCAGCACGCGCGGGCCGAATCGCACAGTTTCAGCCACGGCCCGCTGTGCCGGCCTCAGTCCTCCACGACGATCGCCAACGCCGGGCAGACCGCCTCCGCGTGGTGGAGGTCGCGCGCCAGCTCGGCGGGCGGGTTCTCGTCGAGCAGCACGACGACACCGTCCTCGTCCCGCTGGTCGAACACCTCGGCGGCGGCCAGCACGCACTGACCGGAGGCGACGCACCGGTCCTGGTCGACGATGACCTTCATCTCGCGAACCTCGCTTCCTCGCCGGTCACCAGGTGACGGGCAACGCATGGACGCCGTACACGGAACCGTCGTGTTTGAACGGGATCTCGGCCAGCTCGGCGGCCCGGCGCAACGTGGGGATCCGGCGGTACAGGGTGCCGTACACGACCTGCAGTTCCATCCGCGCGAGTGGTTGCCCCAGGCACTGGTGCACGCCGAACCCGAACGCCACGTGCCGCCGGGCGTCGCGGCCCAGGTCCAGCCGGTCCGGGTCCGGGAACGCCGCCGGGTCCCGGTTGCCAATGTCGTTCGGAAAGATCACCCCGTCGCCGGCCCGGAGCACCTGACCCTCGAACTCGATGTCGGCCAGCACCGCCCGGCGCCGGCCGTTGTGGGTGATGTTCAGGTACCGCAGCAACTCCTCGACCGCGCCCTTGACCACGGCCGGGTCGGTGGTGTCCCGGAGGACGGCGAACTGCTCCGGGTGTTCCAGCAACGCGAGGGTGCCGAGGGCAATCATGTTGGCGGTGGTCTCGTGCCCCGCGAGCAGCAGCAGAACGCCCATCCCAGCCGCGTCCTGGCGGCTCAGCTCACCGGCCTTGATCCGCTCCGTGAGACCGGACAGCAGGTCGTCGCCCGGATCCGCCAGCTTCGCGCCGACGAGGTTGTCCAGGTAGCCGGCCAAGTTCCCGTGCGCCGTGGCCCGTTGCTCCGGGGACACGTCGAGCCGGATCAGCTGTTTGCTGTTCTGCTGGAAGAAGTCGTGGTCCGTGTACGGGACGCCGAGCAGCCGGCAGATCACCAGGGACGGCACCGGGAGCGCGAACGCCTCCATCAGGTCCACCGGTTTCGGCCCGGCCAGCAGGTCGTCGATCAGGTCGTCCACGATCCGCTGGACCGCGGGCCGCATCGCCTCCACCCGCTTGACCATGAAGGGCGCGGTGACCATCCGCCGCAACCGGGCGTGCTCGGGATCGTCCATCAGGATGAACCCGATCCCGACGCCCCCGTCCGACTTCGGCGGCGCGCCGGTCGGACTCGGGTACCCCGGGCTGGTGACGTCGGAGCTGAGCCGCGCGTCGGCGAGCAGGGCGCGCTGGTCGGCGTACCGGGTGACCAGCCAGGCGGGCCGGCCGAAGACCCGCACCTTGACCAGCGGCGACTCGGCCTGCAGCTCACGCAGCCGCGGCGGCGGGTCGAACGGGCAGCCGGCCGCGCGGGCCATCGGGTACGCCGGGGCTTCGTCGATCGTCATCGGAGTCCTTCCGCAGTGAGGTTTCCCGACACCGGCGCGGTCCACAGACCGACGATGCCGTCGATCAGTCCGGTCGCCATCTCCGGCCAGCCGGCCCGTGCCGTCGGCGTTCCCTCGGCCAGCGCGCGTTCGTACTCCGCGCACATCTGCACGATCAGGTGGCGGGCCATGTCGCCGCGTTCCAGCCGGACCGGCAACGGCAGTCCGGCCAGGCACGCGTTCAGGCCGTCGAGGATCCGGCGCAACGTCGGCGAGGTCAGCGACTCCTCGATCATCACCTCGCGCAACGAGGGGTCGTTCATCAGCTGGGCGTTGAACCGGGCCAGCCAGCTCGGCACGCCGAGCGTCGCGAAGTGGTCGGTGGCCGGGCGGACCAGGCAGCTGACCCAGGCCCGGACGTCGGTGCTGCCCTCGGCCGCCGCGAGCAGCTCCGAGCGGCGTTGCTCGATCCGCTCGGAGTGCTTGCGCGCGATCGCTCGGACCAGGTCGGTCTTGGTGCCGAAGTGGTACCCGACCGCCGTGTTGTTGCCCTGGCCCGCGGCCTGGCTGATCTGCCGGTTCGACACCTCGTGCACGCCGTGCTCGGCGAACAGGCGTTCCGCCGTGACCAGGATCAGTTCCCGGGTCGCGTGCACCCGCCGGGGCCGGTCCTCACCATCGGTCACCAGACATCACCTCCGCGTCGCCTGCGACCAGCCTGCCGACCCGGATGCGTTAAATCAAGTGCCTGACTTAAAGTAGTTGCGAAAACCAACCACAGTGACCCTGCGAGCGCCGGCTACTGGGAGACGCTCTTCCCGTCCGGCTGGTCCGCCGGGGTGACCTCGTCGTCGGCCGCCGCCGCCGCCAGGTTGCGGGACTTGTACAGGCTCGCGACGGTGGTGATGCCGAGCGTCAGGATGATGAAGCCGAGCGACAGCCAGATCGGGATCTCCGGCGCCCACTCGATGTGCTCACCACCGTTGATGAAGGGCAGCTCGTTCTTGTGCATCGCGTGCAGCACCAGCTTCACGCCGATGAACGCGAGCACCACCGACAGCCCGACGGACAGGTAGATCAGCCGCTTCAGCAGGTCACCCAGCAGGAAGTACAGCTGGCGCAGACCCATCAACGCGAACACGTTCGCCGTGAACACCAGGAACGGCTCCTGGGTCAGGCCGTAGATCGCCGGGATCGAGTCCAGCGCGAACATCAGGTCGGTCGTGCCGAGCGCGATGATCACCAGCATCATCGGGGTGACCAGGCGCTTGCCGTTCTTGACCACGGTGAGCTTGACGCCGTTGTACTCGTCGGTCGCGTTCAGCCGCTTCTGGGCGAACCGGATGACCGCGTTCTCCTTCTCCTCGCCGTCCTGGTGCGTGCCCTGCTTGGCCTGGTGGTACGCGGTGAAGAGCAGGAACGCGCCGAACAGGTAGAAGACCCAGGAGAACTCGTTGATCGCGGCGGCGCCGACGGCGATGAAGATGCCGCGGAAGACGAGCGCGAGGATGATGCCGATCAGCAGCGCCGTCTGCTGGTACTTCCTCGGCACCTGGAACCTGGCCATGATGATCAGGAAGATGAAGAGGTTGTCGACCGAGAGCGAGTACTCGGTCAGCCAGCCGGCGAAGAACTCACCCGCGTACCGGCCGCCGGAGAACATCCAGACGCCGAGCCCGAACAGGATCGCGAGCCCGACGTAGAACGCGATCGCGGTCGCGGACTCCTTGGTGGACGGCTCGTGCGGACGACGGCCGATGATGAAGACGTCGAAGGCCAGGATGGCCAGCAGCACGCCGACCGTGATGTACCAGACGTAATCGTGAACCTGCACAGTTTCCTCCGGAGCGCAGACGTGATCCAACTCCGAAGGTCTCTTCCGCCCGGGCGTAGGCTCACTCCGGACCGACGGCACCGGGAGGGCATGGGCCCTGAACCGTATTGACGGTGCCACCGCAGAGGAATACTCCCCTTCTGCCCCAAGTGTGGCGGATACCGCCCCGACACGCCAAATCGTTGCCCAACGCAC encodes the following:
- a CDS encoding TerC family protein; translation: MQVHDYVWYITVGVLLAILAFDVFIIGRRPHEPSTKESATAIAFYVGLAILFGLGVWMFSGGRYAGEFFAGWLTEYSLSVDNLFIFLIIMARFQVPRKYQQTALLIGIILALVFRGIFIAVGAAAINEFSWVFYLFGAFLLFTAYHQAKQGTHQDGEEKENAVIRFAQKRLNATDEYNGVKLTVVKNGKRLVTPMMLVIIALGTTDLMFALDSIPAIYGLTQEPFLVFTANVFALMGLRQLYFLLGDLLKRLIYLSVGLSVVLAFIGVKLVLHAMHKNELPFINGGEHIEWAPEIPIWLSLGFIILTLGITTVASLYKSRNLAAAAADDEVTPADQPDGKSVSQ
- a CDS encoding LysR family transcriptional regulator — protein: MLNPVHLQVLAAVARHGSVTEAAKELHYSQPSVSHHLARLEAATGVKLVQRVGRGIRLTPEGRLLANRAAEIIGRIEAATTELAAQVGLQAGQVRLAANTSVLSTIVPRAAVRLAASYPGLELILIERHPVEALQMLRHGEIDVALVFRAADAPAEEEGFRLVHVGDDSIYLISQDPDDKLVNHRDSPWIGGCERCQKELFTVCDEAGFTPRIASLSDDMVVVQALVAAGVGVTTLPGLALEAHRHPEIHATGISGYHRQIHAATYGEPPDPPATVALIQALQDSAG
- a CDS encoding cytochrome P450 — translated: MTIDEAPAYPMARAAGCPFDPPPRLRELQAESPLVKVRVFGRPAWLVTRYADQRALLADARLSSDVTSPGYPSPTGAPPKSDGGVGIGFILMDDPEHARLRRMVTAPFMVKRVEAMRPAVQRIVDDLIDDLLAGPKPVDLMEAFALPVPSLVICRLLGVPYTDHDFFQQNSKQLIRLDVSPEQRATAHGNLAGYLDNLVGAKLADPGDDLLSGLTERIKAGELSRQDAAGMGVLLLLAGHETTANMIALGTLALLEHPEQFAVLRDTTDPAVVKGAVEELLRYLNITHNGRRRAVLADIEFEGQVLRAGDGVIFPNDIGNRDPAAFPDPDRLDLGRDARRHVAFGFGVHQCLGQPLARMELQVVYGTLYRRIPTLRRAAELAEIPFKHDGSVYGVHALPVTW
- the rarD gene encoding EamA family transporter RarD, producing the protein MTGTTDAGVNRGLLFGAATYGIWGLLPLYWRLLDHAGAVEVLAHRFVWTLGFIALLLCVRPRAGWWRELKRRPAAFRLLGAAAAVIAFNWYLYIWGVNHARVVETSLGYFISPLITVVIGVVLFQERLRRPQWFAIGLAAVAVGWLTVDYGRVPWVAVGLALSFATYGLLKKKAATPAVESLAVEAAIILPFVLGYLVWLEFAGRAAFGHDGWSTSLLLVAAGPATAIPLLFFAGAIARIPLTYLGLLQYVTPTVQFVLGVFVFREPMPTARLVGFVLIWTALALFTAENLHHLAKLRRQTQGLAAVPVTSR
- a CDS encoding serine/threonine-protein kinase, with the translated sequence MSASELSGGLVAGRYRIGGPIGRGGMGQVYRATDEILERDLAIKVILPTHQDSTAAERFLREARAAARIVDPHVVATFDFGSHDGASYLAMELVEGHSLAEELQRTGVLAPAVALDIVRQAAAGLAAAHAQDIVHRDVKPANLLIAADGTVKVADFGIARVLDEATSTLTGVGQLVGTTHYLAPERALQRPAYAASDVYSLGCVFYQMVTGQPPFRGESPTAVLYQHVEEVPSAPSHHRGELTAEIDSLALWMLAKDPADRPTAAQVAAGVTAPGGPEAAAVRREHSRRFLAGAGAIAALAVSATVGVLLGLGDLRPPTADLVPPGSNPSQVRTTEPSRADPSSQATADSSSTAPDIAVDHRTSPVTSPGGGDPSQSATPTPSTPPASTSPSKQPDSTSTPPPSTPPTTPAPDPSSTRTPPPSSPVAPSTTPSATSSEVPSTPPVTPNQTSTEPAPKMASEAPEG
- a CDS encoding ferredoxin, producing MKVIVDQDRCVASGQCVLAAAEVFDQRDEDGVVVLLDENPPAELARDLHHAEAVCPALAIVVED
- a CDS encoding dihydrofolate reductase family protein; its protein translation is MSKLRCHISISLDGFVAGPNQSVESPLGEGGERLHDWVIPLAAWREAHGEQGGEENVSAQIVEEVRENIGAAVMGRNMFGPIGGGDWGDGEWKGWWGDNPPYHYPVYVVTHHRREPVEMAGGTTFHFVTDGIESALDQAKKAAGGMDVMLWGGGSIVEQYLAAGLLDELELHVVPLVLGDGARIFSADTKVRLEQVRAVEAPGVTHLKYRVLT
- a CDS encoding TetR/AcrR family transcriptional regulator translates to MTDGEDRPRRVHATRELILVTAERLFAEHGVHEVSNRQISQAAGQGNNTAVGYHFGTKTDLVRAIARKHSERIEQRRSELLAAAEGSTDVRAWVSCLVRPATDHFATLGVPSWLARFNAQLMNDPSLREVMIEESLTSPTLRRILDGLNACLAGLPLPVRLERGDMARHLIVQMCAEYERALAEGTPTARAGWPEMATGLIDGIVGLWTAPVSGNLTAEGLR